A region of Maniola jurtina chromosome 7, ilManJurt1.1, whole genome shotgun sequence DNA encodes the following proteins:
- the LOC123867170 gene encoding uncharacterized protein LOC123867170 isoform X1, translating into MGNSRRETLKKSLGLSEYPWSSDDDDNPQITQITPASVSTTSRSQADTTHPNVPETSAQANATQSPYRRRHSAKFESELFWSLLSNNLPRTCASGPSAGPSRASSSSVEPTESTDLTSPMTNLQRIFAIKKLRPVASSSRHCAHPVARSTKSNVQRMQSNLHEQHKVQYSGVGVRGKTSQRQGGFYLHPQPGSPTRSPRRTPPRSPLRSPVPAPPSDSAPSDDDFEPTSRLPTAAANPTDNNMEEPEQNDREVESRVDGRPLQPGRESPRVPQEVEVVDLAMETDGAEGEQQPDDNVSNQAQASGDDDGNEENAEGAETAALRVTKRKREASVEVQAIAVQDLNRSLLQLLECPVCLEWMEPPMSQCRRGHLVCVRCRARLSACPVCRTTFSSVRNRAMEGVAEMLRYPCRHGCGRETQLRQRGSHEANCASRRYRCPTAACAKREPLPLGALVHHFQTAHQAMLKVGFRHEFSMKVNVDQHDDWLVAAGCDLFHLRVDVNVRTWGVLVHVAYIGPKCKANGFTYEVSVVGLHSERKLVYTRETHSDLESVSLNVSRQDCFHLSLDQALNFLRYKNRHCEPDKFLDFSVAISAREPSAPADRPDLDS; encoded by the exons ATGGGCAATAGTAGACGAGAAACCTTAAAAAAATCTCTCGGTCTTAGTGAATACCCTTGGAGCTCGG ATGATGACGATAATCCACAAATTACACAAATTACTCCTGCATCTGTTTCTACAACCAGCAGGAGCCAAGCAGATACAACACATCCTAATGTTCCAGAGACTAGTg CACAAGCCAACGCGACGCAGAGCCCCTATCGTCGCAGGCATAGCGCAAAATTTGAGAGTGAATTGTTCTGGTCTTTGCTTAGCAATAATCTTCCTAGAACATGTGCATCTGGACCTTCAGCAGGGCCATCAAG ggCATCTTCAAGCTCAGTAGAACCAACTGAGAGTACCGATCTAACCAGTCCAATGACAAACCTGCAACGCATCTTTGCTATCAAGAAGTTACGCCCTGTTGCCAGTTCAAGCAGGCATTGCGCTCATCCAGTAGCAC GGTCTACAAAATCGAATGTGCAGAGGATGCAATCAAATCTGCACGAGCAACATAAAG TGCAGTATTCTGGCGTAGGTGTAAGGGGCAAAACATCTCAGCGGCAAGGGGGCTTCTATCTGCACCCGCAGCCGGGCTCGCCGACACGCTCGCCGCGGCGCACTCCGCCGCGCTCGCCGCTGCGCTCACCGGTGCCCGCGCCGCCCAGCGACAGCGCGCCATCCGATGATG ATTTCGAGCCCACATCACGACTACCAACGGCAGCTGCCAACCCAACGGATAATAACATGGAGGAGCCGGAACAAAACGACAGGGAAG tGGAGTCGCGTGTTGACGGACGGCCGCTGCAGCCAGGAAGAGAGTCGCCGAGAGTACCGCAGGAAGTGGAAGTGGTGGACTTGGCCATGGAGACAGACGGCGCAGAAGGGGAGCAGCAGCCGGACGACAACGTCTCCAACCAGGCGCAAGCCAGCGGGGACGACGATGGGAACGAG GAAAATGCTGAAGGAGCTGAGACTGCTGCATTGCGGGTGACCAAAAGAAAAAGAGAag CCAGTGTTGAGGTGCAGGCGATCGCAGTTCAGGATCTCAACCGA AGCCTGCTGCAGCTGCTGGAGTGCCCCGTGTGCCTGGAGTGGATGGAGCCGCCCATGTCGCAGTGCCGGCGCGGCCACCTGGTGTGCGTGCGCTGCCGGGCGCGCCTGTCCGCCTGCCCCGTCTGCCGCACCACCTTCAGCTCCGTGCGCAACCGCGCCATGGAGGGG GTGGCCGAGATGCTGCGCTACCCTTGCCGCCACGGCTGCGGGCGCGAGACGCAGCTGCGACAGCGCGGCTCGCACGAGGCCAACTGCGCGAGCCGCCGCTATCGCTGCCCCACCGCGGCCTGCGCCAAGCGCGAGCCGCTGCCGCTCGGCGCCCTGGTGCACCACTTCCAG ACGGCTCACCAGGCGATGCTGAAGGTGGGCTTCAGGCACGAGTTCTCGATGAAGGTGAACGTGGACCAGCACGACGACTGGCTGGTGGCGGCGGGGTGCGACCTGTTCCACCTGCGCGTGGACGTCAACGTGCGCACGTGGGGCGTCCTGGTGCACGTGGCCTACATCGGGCCCAAGTGCAAAGCCAACGGCTTCACCTACGAG GTGTCGGTGGTGGGGCTGCACAGCGAGCGCAAGCTGGTGTACACGCGCGAGACGCACAGCGACCTGGAGAGCGTGTCGCTCAACGTGAGCCGCCAGGACTGCTTCCACCTATCACTGGACCAGGCGCTCAACTTCCTACGCTACAAGAACCGCCACTGCGAGCCCGACAAGTTCCTCGACTTCAGCGTCGCCATCAGCGCGCGCGAGCCGTCCGCGCCCGCCGACCGCCCCGACCTGGACTCCTGA
- the LOC123867170 gene encoding uncharacterized protein LOC123867170 isoform X2 produces MGNSRRETLKKSLGLSEYPWSSDDDDNPQITQITPASVSTTSRSQADTTHPNVPETSAQANATQSPYRRRHSAKFESELFWSLLSNNLPRTCASGPSAGPSRASSSSVEPTESTDLTSPMTNLQRIFAIKKLRPVASSSRHCAHPVARSTKSNVQRMQSNLHEQHKGVRGKTSQRQGGFYLHPQPGSPTRSPRRTPPRSPLRSPVPAPPSDSAPSDDDFEPTSRLPTAAANPTDNNMEEPEQNDREVESRVDGRPLQPGRESPRVPQEVEVVDLAMETDGAEGEQQPDDNVSNQAQASGDDDGNEENAEGAETAALRVTKRKREASVEVQAIAVQDLNRSLLQLLECPVCLEWMEPPMSQCRRGHLVCVRCRARLSACPVCRTTFSSVRNRAMEGVAEMLRYPCRHGCGRETQLRQRGSHEANCASRRYRCPTAACAKREPLPLGALVHHFQTAHQAMLKVGFRHEFSMKVNVDQHDDWLVAAGCDLFHLRVDVNVRTWGVLVHVAYIGPKCKANGFTYEVSVVGLHSERKLVYTRETHSDLESVSLNVSRQDCFHLSLDQALNFLRYKNRHCEPDKFLDFSVAISAREPSAPADRPDLDS; encoded by the exons ATGGGCAATAGTAGACGAGAAACCTTAAAAAAATCTCTCGGTCTTAGTGAATACCCTTGGAGCTCGG ATGATGACGATAATCCACAAATTACACAAATTACTCCTGCATCTGTTTCTACAACCAGCAGGAGCCAAGCAGATACAACACATCCTAATGTTCCAGAGACTAGTg CACAAGCCAACGCGACGCAGAGCCCCTATCGTCGCAGGCATAGCGCAAAATTTGAGAGTGAATTGTTCTGGTCTTTGCTTAGCAATAATCTTCCTAGAACATGTGCATCTGGACCTTCAGCAGGGCCATCAAG ggCATCTTCAAGCTCAGTAGAACCAACTGAGAGTACCGATCTAACCAGTCCAATGACAAACCTGCAACGCATCTTTGCTATCAAGAAGTTACGCCCTGTTGCCAGTTCAAGCAGGCATTGCGCTCATCCAGTAGCAC GGTCTACAAAATCGAATGTGCAGAGGATGCAATCAAATCTGCACGAGCAACATAAAG GTGTAAGGGGCAAAACATCTCAGCGGCAAGGGGGCTTCTATCTGCACCCGCAGCCGGGCTCGCCGACACGCTCGCCGCGGCGCACTCCGCCGCGCTCGCCGCTGCGCTCACCGGTGCCCGCGCCGCCCAGCGACAGCGCGCCATCCGATGATG ATTTCGAGCCCACATCACGACTACCAACGGCAGCTGCCAACCCAACGGATAATAACATGGAGGAGCCGGAACAAAACGACAGGGAAG tGGAGTCGCGTGTTGACGGACGGCCGCTGCAGCCAGGAAGAGAGTCGCCGAGAGTACCGCAGGAAGTGGAAGTGGTGGACTTGGCCATGGAGACAGACGGCGCAGAAGGGGAGCAGCAGCCGGACGACAACGTCTCCAACCAGGCGCAAGCCAGCGGGGACGACGATGGGAACGAG GAAAATGCTGAAGGAGCTGAGACTGCTGCATTGCGGGTGACCAAAAGAAAAAGAGAag CCAGTGTTGAGGTGCAGGCGATCGCAGTTCAGGATCTCAACCGA AGCCTGCTGCAGCTGCTGGAGTGCCCCGTGTGCCTGGAGTGGATGGAGCCGCCCATGTCGCAGTGCCGGCGCGGCCACCTGGTGTGCGTGCGCTGCCGGGCGCGCCTGTCCGCCTGCCCCGTCTGCCGCACCACCTTCAGCTCCGTGCGCAACCGCGCCATGGAGGGG GTGGCCGAGATGCTGCGCTACCCTTGCCGCCACGGCTGCGGGCGCGAGACGCAGCTGCGACAGCGCGGCTCGCACGAGGCCAACTGCGCGAGCCGCCGCTATCGCTGCCCCACCGCGGCCTGCGCCAAGCGCGAGCCGCTGCCGCTCGGCGCCCTGGTGCACCACTTCCAG ACGGCTCACCAGGCGATGCTGAAGGTGGGCTTCAGGCACGAGTTCTCGATGAAGGTGAACGTGGACCAGCACGACGACTGGCTGGTGGCGGCGGGGTGCGACCTGTTCCACCTGCGCGTGGACGTCAACGTGCGCACGTGGGGCGTCCTGGTGCACGTGGCCTACATCGGGCCCAAGTGCAAAGCCAACGGCTTCACCTACGAG GTGTCGGTGGTGGGGCTGCACAGCGAGCGCAAGCTGGTGTACACGCGCGAGACGCACAGCGACCTGGAGAGCGTGTCGCTCAACGTGAGCCGCCAGGACTGCTTCCACCTATCACTGGACCAGGCGCTCAACTTCCTACGCTACAAGAACCGCCACTGCGAGCCCGACAAGTTCCTCGACTTCAGCGTCGCCATCAGCGCGCGCGAGCCGTCCGCGCCCGCCGACCGCCCCGACCTGGACTCCTGA
- the LOC123867170 gene encoding uncharacterized protein LOC123867170 isoform X3: MGNSRRETLKKSLGLSEYPWSSDDDDNPQITQITPASVSTTSRSQADTTHPNVPETSAQANATQSPYRRRHSAKFESELFWSLLSNNLPRTCASGPSAGPSRASSSSVEPTESTDLTSPMTNLQRIFAIKKLRPVASSSRHCAHPVALQYSGVGVRGKTSQRQGGFYLHPQPGSPTRSPRRTPPRSPLRSPVPAPPSDSAPSDDDFEPTSRLPTAAANPTDNNMEEPEQNDREVESRVDGRPLQPGRESPRVPQEVEVVDLAMETDGAEGEQQPDDNVSNQAQASGDDDGNEENAEGAETAALRVTKRKREASVEVQAIAVQDLNRSLLQLLECPVCLEWMEPPMSQCRRGHLVCVRCRARLSACPVCRTTFSSVRNRAMEGVAEMLRYPCRHGCGRETQLRQRGSHEANCASRRYRCPTAACAKREPLPLGALVHHFQTAHQAMLKVGFRHEFSMKVNVDQHDDWLVAAGCDLFHLRVDVNVRTWGVLVHVAYIGPKCKANGFTYEVSVVGLHSERKLVYTRETHSDLESVSLNVSRQDCFHLSLDQALNFLRYKNRHCEPDKFLDFSVAISAREPSAPADRPDLDS, encoded by the exons ATGGGCAATAGTAGACGAGAAACCTTAAAAAAATCTCTCGGTCTTAGTGAATACCCTTGGAGCTCGG ATGATGACGATAATCCACAAATTACACAAATTACTCCTGCATCTGTTTCTACAACCAGCAGGAGCCAAGCAGATACAACACATCCTAATGTTCCAGAGACTAGTg CACAAGCCAACGCGACGCAGAGCCCCTATCGTCGCAGGCATAGCGCAAAATTTGAGAGTGAATTGTTCTGGTCTTTGCTTAGCAATAATCTTCCTAGAACATGTGCATCTGGACCTTCAGCAGGGCCATCAAG ggCATCTTCAAGCTCAGTAGAACCAACTGAGAGTACCGATCTAACCAGTCCAATGACAAACCTGCAACGCATCTTTGCTATCAAGAAGTTACGCCCTGTTGCCAGTTCAAGCAGGCATTGCGCTCATCCAGTAGCAC TGCAGTATTCTGGCGTAGGTGTAAGGGGCAAAACATCTCAGCGGCAAGGGGGCTTCTATCTGCACCCGCAGCCGGGCTCGCCGACACGCTCGCCGCGGCGCACTCCGCCGCGCTCGCCGCTGCGCTCACCGGTGCCCGCGCCGCCCAGCGACAGCGCGCCATCCGATGATG ATTTCGAGCCCACATCACGACTACCAACGGCAGCTGCCAACCCAACGGATAATAACATGGAGGAGCCGGAACAAAACGACAGGGAAG tGGAGTCGCGTGTTGACGGACGGCCGCTGCAGCCAGGAAGAGAGTCGCCGAGAGTACCGCAGGAAGTGGAAGTGGTGGACTTGGCCATGGAGACAGACGGCGCAGAAGGGGAGCAGCAGCCGGACGACAACGTCTCCAACCAGGCGCAAGCCAGCGGGGACGACGATGGGAACGAG GAAAATGCTGAAGGAGCTGAGACTGCTGCATTGCGGGTGACCAAAAGAAAAAGAGAag CCAGTGTTGAGGTGCAGGCGATCGCAGTTCAGGATCTCAACCGA AGCCTGCTGCAGCTGCTGGAGTGCCCCGTGTGCCTGGAGTGGATGGAGCCGCCCATGTCGCAGTGCCGGCGCGGCCACCTGGTGTGCGTGCGCTGCCGGGCGCGCCTGTCCGCCTGCCCCGTCTGCCGCACCACCTTCAGCTCCGTGCGCAACCGCGCCATGGAGGGG GTGGCCGAGATGCTGCGCTACCCTTGCCGCCACGGCTGCGGGCGCGAGACGCAGCTGCGACAGCGCGGCTCGCACGAGGCCAACTGCGCGAGCCGCCGCTATCGCTGCCCCACCGCGGCCTGCGCCAAGCGCGAGCCGCTGCCGCTCGGCGCCCTGGTGCACCACTTCCAG ACGGCTCACCAGGCGATGCTGAAGGTGGGCTTCAGGCACGAGTTCTCGATGAAGGTGAACGTGGACCAGCACGACGACTGGCTGGTGGCGGCGGGGTGCGACCTGTTCCACCTGCGCGTGGACGTCAACGTGCGCACGTGGGGCGTCCTGGTGCACGTGGCCTACATCGGGCCCAAGTGCAAAGCCAACGGCTTCACCTACGAG GTGTCGGTGGTGGGGCTGCACAGCGAGCGCAAGCTGGTGTACACGCGCGAGACGCACAGCGACCTGGAGAGCGTGTCGCTCAACGTGAGCCGCCAGGACTGCTTCCACCTATCACTGGACCAGGCGCTCAACTTCCTACGCTACAAGAACCGCCACTGCGAGCCCGACAAGTTCCTCGACTTCAGCGTCGCCATCAGCGCGCGCGAGCCGTCCGCGCCCGCCGACCGCCCCGACCTGGACTCCTGA
- the LOC123867170 gene encoding uncharacterized protein LOC123867170 isoform X4: MGNSRRETLKKSLGLSEYPWSSDDDDNPQITQITPASVSTTSRSQADTTHPNVPETSAQANATQSPYRRRHSAKFESELFWSLLSNNLPRTCASGPSAGPSRASSSSVEPTESTDLTSPMTNLQRIFAIKKLRPVASSSRHCAHPVARVRGKTSQRQGGFYLHPQPGSPTRSPRRTPPRSPLRSPVPAPPSDSAPSDDDFEPTSRLPTAAANPTDNNMEEPEQNDREVESRVDGRPLQPGRESPRVPQEVEVVDLAMETDGAEGEQQPDDNVSNQAQASGDDDGNEENAEGAETAALRVTKRKREASVEVQAIAVQDLNRSLLQLLECPVCLEWMEPPMSQCRRGHLVCVRCRARLSACPVCRTTFSSVRNRAMEGVAEMLRYPCRHGCGRETQLRQRGSHEANCASRRYRCPTAACAKREPLPLGALVHHFQTAHQAMLKVGFRHEFSMKVNVDQHDDWLVAAGCDLFHLRVDVNVRTWGVLVHVAYIGPKCKANGFTYEVSVVGLHSERKLVYTRETHSDLESVSLNVSRQDCFHLSLDQALNFLRYKNRHCEPDKFLDFSVAISAREPSAPADRPDLDS, translated from the exons ATGGGCAATAGTAGACGAGAAACCTTAAAAAAATCTCTCGGTCTTAGTGAATACCCTTGGAGCTCGG ATGATGACGATAATCCACAAATTACACAAATTACTCCTGCATCTGTTTCTACAACCAGCAGGAGCCAAGCAGATACAACACATCCTAATGTTCCAGAGACTAGTg CACAAGCCAACGCGACGCAGAGCCCCTATCGTCGCAGGCATAGCGCAAAATTTGAGAGTGAATTGTTCTGGTCTTTGCTTAGCAATAATCTTCCTAGAACATGTGCATCTGGACCTTCAGCAGGGCCATCAAG ggCATCTTCAAGCTCAGTAGAACCAACTGAGAGTACCGATCTAACCAGTCCAATGACAAACCTGCAACGCATCTTTGCTATCAAGAAGTTACGCCCTGTTGCCAGTTCAAGCAGGCATTGCGCTCATCCAGTAGCAC GTGTAAGGGGCAAAACATCTCAGCGGCAAGGGGGCTTCTATCTGCACCCGCAGCCGGGCTCGCCGACACGCTCGCCGCGGCGCACTCCGCCGCGCTCGCCGCTGCGCTCACCGGTGCCCGCGCCGCCCAGCGACAGCGCGCCATCCGATGATG ATTTCGAGCCCACATCACGACTACCAACGGCAGCTGCCAACCCAACGGATAATAACATGGAGGAGCCGGAACAAAACGACAGGGAAG tGGAGTCGCGTGTTGACGGACGGCCGCTGCAGCCAGGAAGAGAGTCGCCGAGAGTACCGCAGGAAGTGGAAGTGGTGGACTTGGCCATGGAGACAGACGGCGCAGAAGGGGAGCAGCAGCCGGACGACAACGTCTCCAACCAGGCGCAAGCCAGCGGGGACGACGATGGGAACGAG GAAAATGCTGAAGGAGCTGAGACTGCTGCATTGCGGGTGACCAAAAGAAAAAGAGAag CCAGTGTTGAGGTGCAGGCGATCGCAGTTCAGGATCTCAACCGA AGCCTGCTGCAGCTGCTGGAGTGCCCCGTGTGCCTGGAGTGGATGGAGCCGCCCATGTCGCAGTGCCGGCGCGGCCACCTGGTGTGCGTGCGCTGCCGGGCGCGCCTGTCCGCCTGCCCCGTCTGCCGCACCACCTTCAGCTCCGTGCGCAACCGCGCCATGGAGGGG GTGGCCGAGATGCTGCGCTACCCTTGCCGCCACGGCTGCGGGCGCGAGACGCAGCTGCGACAGCGCGGCTCGCACGAGGCCAACTGCGCGAGCCGCCGCTATCGCTGCCCCACCGCGGCCTGCGCCAAGCGCGAGCCGCTGCCGCTCGGCGCCCTGGTGCACCACTTCCAG ACGGCTCACCAGGCGATGCTGAAGGTGGGCTTCAGGCACGAGTTCTCGATGAAGGTGAACGTGGACCAGCACGACGACTGGCTGGTGGCGGCGGGGTGCGACCTGTTCCACCTGCGCGTGGACGTCAACGTGCGCACGTGGGGCGTCCTGGTGCACGTGGCCTACATCGGGCCCAAGTGCAAAGCCAACGGCTTCACCTACGAG GTGTCGGTGGTGGGGCTGCACAGCGAGCGCAAGCTGGTGTACACGCGCGAGACGCACAGCGACCTGGAGAGCGTGTCGCTCAACGTGAGCCGCCAGGACTGCTTCCACCTATCACTGGACCAGGCGCTCAACTTCCTACGCTACAAGAACCGCCACTGCGAGCCCGACAAGTTCCTCGACTTCAGCGTCGCCATCAGCGCGCGCGAGCCGTCCGCGCCCGCCGACCGCCCCGACCTGGACTCCTGA
- the LOC123867170 gene encoding E3 ubiquitin-protein ligase sina-like isoform X5, which produces MTNLQRIFAIKKLRPVASSSRHCAHPVARSTKSNVQRMQSNLHEQHKVQYSGVGVRGKTSQRQGGFYLHPQPGSPTRSPRRTPPRSPLRSPVPAPPSDSAPSDDDFEPTSRLPTAAANPTDNNMEEPEQNDREVESRVDGRPLQPGRESPRVPQEVEVVDLAMETDGAEGEQQPDDNVSNQAQASGDDDGNEENAEGAETAALRVTKRKREASVEVQAIAVQDLNRSLLQLLECPVCLEWMEPPMSQCRRGHLVCVRCRARLSACPVCRTTFSSVRNRAMEGVAEMLRYPCRHGCGRETQLRQRGSHEANCASRRYRCPTAACAKREPLPLGALVHHFQTAHQAMLKVGFRHEFSMKVNVDQHDDWLVAAGCDLFHLRVDVNVRTWGVLVHVAYIGPKCKANGFTYEVSVVGLHSERKLVYTRETHSDLESVSLNVSRQDCFHLSLDQALNFLRYKNRHCEPDKFLDFSVAISAREPSAPADRPDLDS; this is translated from the exons ATGACAAACCTGCAACGCATCTTTGCTATCAAGAAGTTACGCCCTGTTGCCAGTTCAAGCAGGCATTGCGCTCATCCAGTAGCAC GGTCTACAAAATCGAATGTGCAGAGGATGCAATCAAATCTGCACGAGCAACATAAAG TGCAGTATTCTGGCGTAGGTGTAAGGGGCAAAACATCTCAGCGGCAAGGGGGCTTCTATCTGCACCCGCAGCCGGGCTCGCCGACACGCTCGCCGCGGCGCACTCCGCCGCGCTCGCCGCTGCGCTCACCGGTGCCCGCGCCGCCCAGCGACAGCGCGCCATCCGATGATG ATTTCGAGCCCACATCACGACTACCAACGGCAGCTGCCAACCCAACGGATAATAACATGGAGGAGCCGGAACAAAACGACAGGGAAG tGGAGTCGCGTGTTGACGGACGGCCGCTGCAGCCAGGAAGAGAGTCGCCGAGAGTACCGCAGGAAGTGGAAGTGGTGGACTTGGCCATGGAGACAGACGGCGCAGAAGGGGAGCAGCAGCCGGACGACAACGTCTCCAACCAGGCGCAAGCCAGCGGGGACGACGATGGGAACGAG GAAAATGCTGAAGGAGCTGAGACTGCTGCATTGCGGGTGACCAAAAGAAAAAGAGAag CCAGTGTTGAGGTGCAGGCGATCGCAGTTCAGGATCTCAACCGA AGCCTGCTGCAGCTGCTGGAGTGCCCCGTGTGCCTGGAGTGGATGGAGCCGCCCATGTCGCAGTGCCGGCGCGGCCACCTGGTGTGCGTGCGCTGCCGGGCGCGCCTGTCCGCCTGCCCCGTCTGCCGCACCACCTTCAGCTCCGTGCGCAACCGCGCCATGGAGGGG GTGGCCGAGATGCTGCGCTACCCTTGCCGCCACGGCTGCGGGCGCGAGACGCAGCTGCGACAGCGCGGCTCGCACGAGGCCAACTGCGCGAGCCGCCGCTATCGCTGCCCCACCGCGGCCTGCGCCAAGCGCGAGCCGCTGCCGCTCGGCGCCCTGGTGCACCACTTCCAG ACGGCTCACCAGGCGATGCTGAAGGTGGGCTTCAGGCACGAGTTCTCGATGAAGGTGAACGTGGACCAGCACGACGACTGGCTGGTGGCGGCGGGGTGCGACCTGTTCCACCTGCGCGTGGACGTCAACGTGCGCACGTGGGGCGTCCTGGTGCACGTGGCCTACATCGGGCCCAAGTGCAAAGCCAACGGCTTCACCTACGAG GTGTCGGTGGTGGGGCTGCACAGCGAGCGCAAGCTGGTGTACACGCGCGAGACGCACAGCGACCTGGAGAGCGTGTCGCTCAACGTGAGCCGCCAGGACTGCTTCCACCTATCACTGGACCAGGCGCTCAACTTCCTACGCTACAAGAACCGCCACTGCGAGCCCGACAAGTTCCTCGACTTCAGCGTCGCCATCAGCGCGCGCGAGCCGTCCGCGCCCGCCGACCGCCCCGACCTGGACTCCTGA